TTGTGGTTAGGAAGGTCATCAGAAGAGAGAATGCCAACAACtcaagaaagaagagaaaaaagacAACAAGATAgctccagccagagtctttgccttgatcTAGGGAGAaactgaagctagtaacaaagtggtcacaagtcagattcctatcctcgatagtatatgttcagtattatttgattcgggagcaaatatatctcgttaggaatgatagagaaatcaTACAAacattgtgaaagatttagaactaggtttgtgacataatTTCCCTCGggtgaagtagttctatcatcacagatagtacgaggtgtaccgatcaaaatcgaggacgtagaactagaaggagacccgatagaactagaaatcaaagacttcgacgtaatactaggaatggattggctagcaaggcatggaaCCATCGATTGTAGATGCAAcaaagtgatgttcgaaactcctgacggtcagagacaaTGTTTTATGGGAAACGTATCAGGACTATGAACAcctcttatttcatctctcaaagctcaaaggatgatagaaaaaggatgtcacgcattcttaacAAGTGTCACAGATGtggcaaaggaaacaccactaaaggttggagacatctgcatcataaaggaatttccagaaatatttcctgacgacttaatAGGATTGCCGCCTACTCGAGAAATTGaattcacaatcgaactagtaccaggaatcgagcctatctcaaaggcaccattccggatggcacctaccaaactcaaggagttgaaaacgcaattgcaagaactcttagacttaggtttcattagaccaagccattcgccatggggagcaccggttctatttgtgaagaagaaggatggaagtatgcggatgtgtataaattaacgcgagctgaacaaggtgatgattaagaacaagtacccgctaccccggatcgacgacttgtgtgatcaactccgaggagcgaccgcattttctaagattgatctacggtccgggtatcaccagctcaaggtacgggaagaagatattccaaagacagcttttagaactcgatatgggaattatgagtttctagttatatCTTTTGGTGTTACCAACGCtctagccgcatttatggatttaatgaatcaggtcttcaaggattacttggacaaattcatcgtagtgttcattgacaatattttggtgtactccaaggatgaagttgagcacaaggaacatttaagaatgaccatgttgcgtttgaaggagcatcaactttatgccaagttcaagaagtgcgaattttggctttcgcaagtggcgttccttggccacatagtatccaaagatggagttgttgtagacccagctaaggcagaggctgtgaaggattggcaaagacctaagaatgcatcagaagttcgaagttttcttgggctagcaggctattatcggaggtttgtagaaggcttttctaagatagccactttgcttaccaacctgacccaaaaATAGCAAAAGTTCAACtagtcgattaggcttccagttacagtagGAACTGCGCCcgcaaataggacattactcactacttttatagtagttgattgtccttctgcgtacaatgttgtaattggaaggcctattctggttGACCGGAGAGCTGTAAACacggtttggcaccttgccataaaattcccaactgacgcaggagtaggatgcgtattgggaaaccagtgagaagcaagggaatgttataattccttgatatctaaggcaaagagaggtggatcgagggaagacGCCAGGAAATAGTTGCAGTTGGCCAATGAAACataagcccaatcaggtgagcacgtcaccaaatagggtgttgcccaaagggaggatagggatttggatcctcgctttggttATTTTGATAAAGTACGACCAatcgaggacctcgaagaggtccaactcgatgaagcagatccgaccagggttgtgaaagtcggtaaaaacctAGAGTCAACGACAAAACAAAAggtggtagaatttttgaagaagaaccaggaagtctttgcctggtcgcataaatacatggttggaattgacccagcagttatcagccatgtcctgaacatagataaaagctttccaccagtgcaacagaaaagaaggctgctcgacaaagatagatcgaaagctttaaaagaagaagtcTAGAAGCTAAaagagaacggattcatcagggtagcgttttatccatcgtgggtctctaatcccgtactagtacccaagccaaatggcaaatggagaacatgcgtggatttcacagaccttaataaagcttgcccaaaagattatTTCCCGCTCCCGatgatcgaccagctggtcgatgccacttcaggacatgagatcctatcattcatggatgcatactctgggaacaatcagatcagcatgctcccacctgatgaggatcacactagctttcagaccgataccaggctttactgttacaaagtaatgcccttcggtttggaaaacgctggtgcgacttaccagggaCTAGTCATtcacatgttcaaagaactgatcggtacaaacatggaggtatatgtagatgacatgctggttaagtcgaggAAGGAAAAAGAacacataggggacttgcaagaatgcttcaacatcttgaataagtatcagatgaagctgaatcccctcaaatgttccttcgaagttggatcaaggaaattttggggatttatagtgaactcacgaggcattgaagctaatcctgaaaagatcaaggccctggtcgatatgaaattgtcgacaaagataaaagatgttcaaagtttgaccaggagaatcgctgctctaagtagatttatctccaaatcgacagacaagtgcgtcccattttttaatttacttaggggcaataaggaatttgaatggatggaggagtgcgaggAGACTTTCTAGGCATTAAAGTCCCATAAGTCGCAACCACTATTCAATCTAAGCCAGTTGAAAAAGAAAATTTACTCATCTACTTGGctatcacagaatatgctgctagtgccgtcctggtaagagaggaggaaagtgtgcaaaaagttgtatactatgtaagaaaaaggctaataggagtagAATTGcggtatccgcccattgaaaagttagcctactgcttgatcttTGCCTCCACAAAGTTGCGGCCGtattttcaagctcaccccatcacagtacTAACTGAACAGCCCCTACGACAAGTTCTAGAAAAgccagaagccgctggtcgattattgaaatgggcagtagAACTTGGGCAATTTGACATTTCTTACTCATCACGAGCAGCAATAACAGGACAAGCTCTGGCTGACTTTGTCGCAGAATTCACTGGACTACCAGATAGTGAACAAACggaagagcctgaacctcaaagacaaattccctcttggaagttgtttactgACGGTTCTTCTAACGAGCATCACGCTAGAGCCGGAGTGATTTTGgtaacgcctgaaggacatcaattccactacccaatcagatttgacttcacagcatccaacaacgaagccgagtatgaagccctgCTCCTAGGTTTACGATtggccagggacatgaacataaagtaacTTGAAATCTATAAtgactcccaattggtggttaatcaaattactggagagTATCAAGCCCGAGGTCTAAAGATGAGTGCTTACGTGAACAAAGcaaaagatctgttggcacaatttgagaggtacaccctccaacaagtacctcgcgaccagaacttgAACCTTGATGCTTTGgtcaaattagcaagtgcaaaggatgccgaTACGCTGAATATAGTGTCTGTTGAACGgctgtccgcaccaagcatcagAACAGAAGAAACCTCGCTGGTAATTCAGGCATCAGATACATGGATGGtacctttcattgagtacttgacgtGTGGAACACTGCCACCAGATAGGAATCTAGCAAGGACCCTTCAGAGGCAAGATATTCGGTTTATCTTGCTCGATAGAATtctgtatagaagagggtactcaatgccactcctgaggtgtgtttctaaagaaaaagccaAGGAGTTACtgcaagaagtccatgaaggtttctgtggggaccacgctggggggtatagtttatcgaaaaagatcctaaggcaagggtacttctggccaacaatgaacgaagactcagtggaatttgttcgaaaatgtgacaagtgtcagagattctacAAGATTCCGTGAGctgcccctaatgagctaaagcagatgcaaagtccgtggccattcgcaatatggggaacAGACCTAatcgggtctttacccacaggaaagggcggcgtcaaataTGCTATGGTggttgttgattacttcacgaagtgggccgaagttgagccactTGCAGCCATAtaaaccaagaaagtgctggattttgtggtcaagaaaatagtgtgtcgctatggattaccaagaaaaattgtATCAGACAACGGCacttagtttgatagtgatctattcacgaaAATTTACGAACGAtgtggaattatcaaaagcttttcttcagtagctcaccCGCAGGCAAACGAacaagtcgaggctgtcaataaaacactaaaagatactctgaagaaaaggcttgaagaagcaaaaggggcatggctagagcagttgcctgaagtcctctggtcgcacagaacatcccatcgaacaacaatgggccatactccattttccttggcctatggatatgaagctatgttgcctgttgaattagatccgccatcacatcgGCCACTGGCATACGATCAAGGCACTAATAGCCAGTTATGAATGGAACCTTTGGATTtagtcgatgaaaggcgcgagcaagcccaactccgagtagtggCTTACCAACAAAATGTctcccggtatttcaactctaaagtacgtgaaaggaaatttaatgtgggatatctggtacttagaagagttttcctcaacacccacgatcaagctactggagtactcggacctaactgggaatgaccataccaaatcgaagaagtcctccatccaggcacttataaacttgctcgcttaaatggaaatctcattcctcgctattgtaatggagaacacctgcgcaagtactaccaataaacaattcttcttaaagaattgacttgtattaattttactttttacaagtttatgaacaaagGTTAGTCAATCTTGTgactaatcacttataagtgtaagatcatattttttatcactcgtacagacacgattgtccattcattacaagaaataaaagggactgtgcgcagccagtcaatcttgccaactattgtatttattacaagtatttgctcattacgtgtgttgttttgctatattatcattctgAAATCTatattacgagcagtaatgttcgaacatgtcTTGGTctaggcaagtgaccgaggacctaaagctcctctatcacttgggggcacataaggtatctaggaagcaaagcatatcaccaggtatgtaaacacacgagaaaaataagtgaaagcataatacgatacttagagtatttgtcaaaattttgaaaaatttgtttaaattttgttaaatcaaaccgtactatgctaagttcggtcatgctaACAGATGttattataaaatgaaaatattataatatcaaaagagaaATCCTTTACACAGCGAGTAGTtactgctcgaatgtaattgGCTGTTAAAAGGAATAGCTGCCCaagcagcaataaaaatataaattgttttgAGATCACAAAAAGTAGTTCATGTGTCTTAAACTACAGgttaaaatcaaagaaaaacaagtaaaaTTTATGTAGAGGCTGGAGGGTCCTGAGGAGTTTGTTGGTCGATACAGGCCCCAATTTCCTCTTCCAAACCATCAATGCCCATAGCCAAGGAAATTTCGGGGGAGCCTGGAACTTTCGCTCTCTCCTCTTCTTCAAGGCGAGCAAGGCACCTGTTTATTTCAGTTTTCCTCATGCGCTCGGAGAGATAGCTGAAGTCTGCCTcgtggttgtgcttccagaacgcGTATAAGCAGTTGAAGGTGGCCGCCTTTTATCTCTCCAAATTGCTGGCGttggtctcctcgagctcttttACGCGCTCCTCCAGCCCCTCAGTCTCATTTCTACTAATGACCAGGTCATCTTGGAGTTTAGTGGCTTCCTGGAAGTTAATTTTACAAGACTCCTTATACTTCTCTTTCGTCTCTATGACCTTGGCCAAGGTTTCCTGATGCTGCTTCAACTCTTCGGCCAGTGTAGTTTTTTCTTCGAGTAAGATAGCATTTTTCTTCTCAGCTACCTCAAGCTACCCGAAGCATTTCACCTTGGCTACCTCAAGTTGCTCCTTATATTTTTCCTCATCAACCCTGAGCTCCTCAGCGTGTCTTTCCTCAGACGCCTTAAGTTGCTCGCCAAGCTTCTTCTCATACTGAGCAGTCTGGGCTCCCAAGCGACGCCAACTGGCGATCATAGTCAGAATTCCCTGCGATCAGAGAAAAAGTTAAACTGCTGGCGAAAAATGACAAGATAAACAAATGAACCTCAGCAAGAAATGGTAACTTATACTGACTTTTTCATTCAGCGCACAGTTAATTATCTGGTCGACCTCCATGGAGTCGGTACCAGTGATAGCCTCTTGATTGCGTCGATGCCTCAATATTTTGGTCATCCTCTCCTTGGCCGAGCTAAGCACAATGCTCATCAAGGCATCTCTTGTTTGATCAGGAGGTGCCTGGCCGGTAGGTGCTGCAGGAGGTGCCTGGCCAGCAGGTGCTGCAGGAGATGCCTGGTCAGCAGAGGGAGCTATCTGGTCAGCAGGTGCTGGAGGAGAGATCTGATCGGTGGGGGCTGGGGGAGACGTCTGGTCGAGGGGAGTCGGAGGAGGTGTAGTTTCCTTTGAATGAACTGGCGTTGGAGGATCCCCAGTCCGAGCTTTTTTTGTTGGAGGGTTCTGATTGGTCTCACCGCGGTGTTGCCTACTT
The genomic region above belongs to Humulus lupulus chromosome 1, drHumLupu1.1, whole genome shotgun sequence and contains:
- the LOC133815502 gene encoding uncharacterized protein LOC133815502, whose product is MSTKDMFELYNVPVPTAPSSKKKGSRQHRGETNQNPPTKKARTGDPPTPVHSKETTPPPTPLDQTSPPAPTDQISPPAPADQIAPSADQASPAAPAGQAPPAAPTGQAPPDQTRDALMSIVLSSAKERMTKILRHRRNQEAITGTDSMEVDQIINCALNEKGILTMIASWRRLGAQTAQYEKKLGEQLKASEERHAEELRVDEEKYKEQLEVAKNFVAMSLQRSARTNGNASNAALINNEAPPVRRRGVRAAASRTAPLTSPVDNIAEIARLRQIVEELFQQQ